A window of Methanomassiliicoccus luminyensis B10 genomic DNA:
GTTCAAACAATGGCCATGCACAAGAGAGATGGCGACTCGGTCCCCGTGGGCTACTTGAGCCCCAGCGGAGTGCTGAGAGATATGGAGCGCATGTTCGACGACTTCAGGCTCGGGTTCATGGACGCCGTGTCCCCGGGGTCCGCCTCATGCCGCCTGCCCACGATGGACATTCGGGACGAGGGAAAGGAATACGTAGCTGAAGCGGAGCTCCCCGGCCTGAAGAAGGAGGAAGTGTCCATCGAGATAAGCGAGGACTTCCTGATCATCAAGGCGGAGAAGGAGAACAGCGCAGAGGAGCAGGGCGAAGGCTTCGTGCGCCGAGAGAGGGGGCGGGCCTCGTTCTATCGCCAGGTCCCCCTGCCGGAGGGCGTCGACACCTCCAAGGCGTCGGCCAAGATGGAGGATGGGCTGCTGCGCATATCCCTCCCCAAGAAGGAAGAGGCTTCAGTGCCCCGCAAGAAGGTCGAGATCCAATAAACCTCTGTTCTAAAATGAGGTCTCCCGACCTCTTCTCCTTTCTGATCTGCTGACCTGCCAGTGTGCTGGCT
This region includes:
- a CDS encoding Hsp20/alpha crystallin family protein, with protein sequence MAMHKRDGDSVPVGYLSPSGVLRDMERMFDDFRLGFMDAVSPGSASCRLPTMDIRDEGKEYVAEAELPGLKKEEVSIEISEDFLIIKAEKENSAEEQGEGFVRRERGRASFYRQVPLPEGVDTSKASAKMEDGLLRISLPKKEEASVPRKKVEIQ